Genomic window (Neurospora crassa OR74A linkage group VI, whole genome shotgun sequence):
ATGGAGGATGCGCGAGAATGaaaggatggtggtggcgagTTGGGGATCGATGGTCGCGTCATCGAGGTAGGGTTGGTAGGCGTTGGCGTGTCGTTGTGAtggtcgtcatcatcgtcggcgTGGACGTTGACCTGATGGGGAGTGTTAGATGGACTGGAGTTGAGGtctgatggtgatgatgggcgACAACATACCCTTTCGTAACGGGCCGACATGGTGGCGGATGTCTGCGGATGAGTCGTCGACTGGTGTGTGTCTGTCTTTGTCGTGGTTGTTGATACTGACAACTTTCAATGTCGGATGTGGTGTTTTTGGGGGGATTCAAAAACCCCTCGCCTGGATCATGCGCGGAGATAAGAAATGGATGGactttgttgttgatggatgGGGATGATCGGGCAATCAgaatggaaatggagatggaaCACAGATCGATGTTTGGTAAGACAAATAATGCCGGATGCTGCCAAGGTTCTCCTACTGACGTCGCCACTGTGTATGCAGGGCACCGCACTAAATCCGGTGGGCTTGCAGGGAGTCTGTCGCGCGTCGTCGTCTCGGGTGTTCAGGagtggaaaaggaggaagcgATACGGCTTTTAGTATGGAGTAGTCAAGGATGGAGAAAGTGGAACAAAAGAGAGAGACTAGAACAAGGAGACAATAGGAGattggtttgtttgttcgtATAATTGAGAGAGCCAAGtcgtttgttgttgttgtcgtcgtcgtcaaagaGGATGGCCGTTGAGTCGAccagagaaagaaaaggaagggaaaagtgGTTGAATTAGGAATACGAAAAGGAGTCGTCGTATTGAAGAAATTAGTGAAACAAACCACGCAACATAGGGTAGCGACAACTATGCAAAAAAATGGTGGTCGACGAGATCGATGGATGTCAGTCAGACCTCGTTGTCCTCAATTCCTACCTCAAGGTTGTTGTAGTCGGCCAGGCACAAATAGAAGgacgggagagagagaaaaggcgCTTGTTGTGTCGATGTCACTCAGTCCAGTCACTGTCACTCTCCCCTCACAGTGTCTGGGCACTCGACGACGGGAAACAAGATGGCAGCTGACCAAGCGGGATTGTGCCAAGAGCCCCAACGGCCAAGTCCCTGAAATGATTGTGCTGAAGCGAGGGACCGTGCTGGACTGCGCCATCCCGTCACGGCGCTAGCCAGTGGAAATAGTGCAGTGTGGAATTGCGTGGAGCAGCGGAGACAAGCGGAGACAATTCGTGAACCACTGTGGCTGACTGTCCCCAGAACGTGTGGCTTATCAGAGATCCGATCTGTGGCTCAAGCTTCAGTATCAACGTCAGTATCGACCGACAGGCCCATCGCTTCAATTCCACTTCCGCCGAGCAGTGCCAAGCCCAGAATTTCAGAGGGGCCGCGCCGCCGTCAACTTCTACTAGTATGCGATTGCGACTTTGCGATTGAACCCATCTCTAtcgccgccatcaccaaAATCACCACaatcaccacaaccaccatgTCCGCATCTCTAAGAACCGTATGCCAAACCCAATTACACCGCAATTCTCCACATCGACATCACTAACACACAGAAATTGCGCCCAACAGCTCGCCGCAAGGCAATACCAACGCGCCCTCGGCGAATGGCCCCGCGACGCCCTCCGGCCCGAATGCCAGCTCCAAGACGTCCTCTCCAAGCGTCTGCAAAAGAACAACGGCAGCCTCTTGCCCAACAAGCCTGCCTTTGCTAAGTTGACCAAGGAGGCAAAAGAGGAGGCCGAGATCAAGCAGGCGAATGCGCTGATTGGCTTATTGGAGAATCGGTACAAGAACAAGGTGCGtttctgttctgttctgttctgttctgtcTGTCCCGGGTAGTTGCTACATATGTGTAGGAGTGACAAAAAGGGGAAATAGAAGGGGAAGTGCTAACGGATTGGGTTGGAAACAGTACCGCATTACTGGCGAGCTTCTTAGGCCCAAGAGTAACCCCAAGTATTACACCGATTTGGCCAAGGAGCTTGAGGAGGCGCCGAACAGGACCTTCTTGGGTAGGATGGCCAAGAGGCTGGGAGGTATCATTCGCTTCCAGTCGTAAGATAAGGctggaaggaaaggagaggaggagtgtAGGATTACTTCTGTACAAATACCGAATTGCATGTGTGGTTCATGGGCAGGCAGGCGTCTGGAGTCTGGGGAAAccaaaaataaaataaaaggccTGGTACATATGATGGGCTGGAGCAAAGGCTCGTTGCGACTGATCGCAATGGCAGTGGCCGGAAATGAAAAAAGTTTCACATTTGGTCTGTACATGTTGGGTATATACCTGTGTCAAACATATATACATCTTTTGTCTACCTATGCCATTAGATGCGTTCGTCCTGTCGTCGCTGGTCTCGTGGGTTTCGTCTGTCCATCCTTTTCTCGTTTGGTCCGTCTCTTGTGGTTGTCCCGTTATCTTCATCCATCATAACATGAAAAGACGCCTCAACGCCCTCGCTCGTGGCAATTCCATTAGATATACTTTCTCTCCGGGTCGAGCCTGTCAAATAGATCCATGCTCTTCTCGTACATGGTAAACACAATACCACCACTCAAAATCAGTCTCGCCAACCGCGGCAGCGCTCCGCTCCAGAAAGTCAAAACGCCCTCCTGCTTGAAAATGATGCTGGCGCACCTGAACGAGTTGCCGTAAAGCTGCTTGGCCTCGATACTCTGCATTCTCGTCTTGATGGTATCCAACGGCTGAGTGACGTAGACGGTGATGAGACCCGCGATACCGCCCATCGCAAAGGTTCCGACAGCACCAAGCTTCTCCCCGGGCGCCGTGTAGCTTTCGGCCAGTTGCTTCAACGCGGTATAGGTTGAGAAACGGGTGGCGCTGTTGGCAGCTTGTCGCGCGGTGGTGGGGACGAAACCTTGGAAGAAACCGCGAATGCCGCGCTCGCGGTAGATGACAGGGACGGCGTCGAGGAAGCCGCGGAGGCGAGGCTTGGCGGACTTGCGGTCGTCGATGCTGTTGGGTTTTTTCTTGTCAGCGATGAGCGGACCTAAAATGGAGACTTG
Coding sequences:
- a CDS encoding mitochondrial tricarboxylate transporter; translation: MSSAATKDDNARAHPAVKGPSALRSILAGATAGAVEIAITYPAEFAKTRTQLNRRLAEGQKLPWPPFGAQWYAGCTTLIIGNSLKAGIRFVAFDQYKKLLSDSNGKLSGPGTVLAGFGAGVTESLLAVTPTESIKTTLIDDRKSAKPRLRGFLDAVPVIYRERGIRGFFQGFVPTTARQAANSATRFSTYTALKQLAESYTAPGEKLGAVGTFAMGGIAGLITVYVTQPLDTIKTRMQSIEAKQLYGNSFRCASIIFKQEGVLTFWSGALPRLARLILSGGIVFTMYEKSMDLFDRLDPERKYI